The Prochlorococcus sp. MIT 1341 genomic interval GACATTTAGCTGAATAAGGCTACGTTCTGCATTTATGGTAATGCTGTCACCTTCCTGAACTAAAGCGATTGTTCCACCTACGGCAGCTTCAGGTGCTACATGCCCAACAACCATCCCATAGGTTCCACCACTAAATCTACCGTCCGTAATAAGGGCAACTTTGTCTCCAAGGCCCTGCCCAACAATTGCTGATGTTGGAGCTAACATCTCGCGCATTCCTGGCCCTCCAACGGGACCTTCGTAACGGATCACAATGACATCACCGGCTTTAATTTGATTGTTTAAAATTGCTTCCAGGCAGGATTCCTCGCTTTCAAATACCCTTGCAGGACCAGTGATTTCTGGAGTCTTTACTCCACTTATTTTGGCCACACTTCCTTCACTAGCAAGATTCCCCTTGAGAATTGCTAAGTGCCCCTTTTTGTAAAGAGGTTTTGAAAGGGGGCGGATGATTTCTTGTGAATTTGGGGGTGTTGATGGAATGTTTTGAAGTGATTCTGTGATTGTTTTGCCCTCGATAGTGATGCATTCACCATGCAGTAAACCACCATCCAATAACAATTTCATAACCTGAGGAATCCCACCTGCTTTGTGTAAGTCGACAGTGACAAATCGTCCACTAGGCTTTAAATCACAAATCACAGGGACCTTTTGGCGAATCCTCTCAAAGTCGTCAATACATAGGTCGATACCGGCTGTTTTTGCTATCGCAAGAAGATGAAGAACTGCGTTTGTCGACCCACCAATAGCCATGACCACGCTAATAGCGTTTTCAAATGCTTTTTTTGAAAGAATATCTAAGGGGCGAATGTTTGCTTGAATTGCTTTTACTAGAGCATGGGCACTCTGTTTCGCATTTTCGGTCTTCTCTTCGTCTTCGGCTGCCATGGTTGAGCTGAAGGGGAGACTTAGCCCCATGGTTTCTATTGCAGCTGACATCGTATTAGCTGTGAACATTCCACCACAGCTTCCAGCCCCAGGGCAGGCATGCTTCTCAATTGCGAGAAGCTGCTCTTTATCAATCTTGCCGTTTGCAAATTGGCCGACTGCTTCAAAAGCACTTACAACTGTTAGATCAGAATTATTTAGCCTTCCTGGTTTGATTGTTCCTCCATAAACAAAAATTGCTGGAATATTCATTCTTGCCATGGCGAGCATGGCTCCTGGCATGTTTTTGTCACATCCCCCTATAGCTAATACTCCATCCATGCTCTGAGCATTACACGCAGTTTCTATTGCATCGGCTATTACTTCTCTTGAAACAAGGGAATATTTCATACCTTCTGTGCCCATTGAAATGCCATCGCTAACCGTGATGGTGCCGAACATTTGCG includes:
- the ilvD gene encoding dihydroxy-acid dehydratase, which translates into the protein MLRSSAITGGIQRSPNRAMLRAVGFNDDDFNKPIIGIANGYSTITPCNLGLNDLAKASEEALRNKGAMPQMFGTITVSDGISMGTEGMKYSLVSREVIADAIETACNAQSMDGVLAIGGCDKNMPGAMLAMARMNIPAIFVYGGTIKPGRLNNSDLTVVSAFEAVGQFANGKIDKEQLLAIEKHACPGAGSCGGMFTANTMSAAIETMGLSLPFSSTMAAEDEEKTENAKQSAHALVKAIQANIRPLDILSKKAFENAISVVMAIGGSTNAVLHLLAIAKTAGIDLCIDDFERIRQKVPVICDLKPSGRFVTVDLHKAGGIPQVMKLLLDGGLLHGECITIEGKTITESLQNIPSTPPNSQEIIRPLSKPLYKKGHLAILKGNLASEGSVAKISGVKTPEITGPARVFESEESCLEAILNNQIKAGDVIVIRYEGPVGGPGMREMLAPTSAIVGQGLGDKVALITDGRFSGGTYGMVVGHVAPEAAVGGTIALVQEGDSITINAERSLIQLNVDDNELELRRSIWIAPKSRYTKGVLGKYGRLVSSSSKGAITDQI